One Gemmatimonadaceae bacterium DNA segment encodes these proteins:
- a CDS encoding type II secretion system F family protein — protein MTTFTYTARSFSGDIRTATLEAASRDDVVAQLRRQRLNVVKIDEATPKKPKRGHIKMRDIVIFTRQFSTMINAGLPLVQALTILAEQSQNKTLSDITRKVVFDVESGNTVADALGKHPQAFSGLYVNMVAAGEAGGILDTILMRLATFMEKNDALIRKVKSAMIYPGVIMSVAGMAITVLLIFVIPVFENLFSSAGLALPLPTRVVMGASRFLKSYWFVVLGVVAAAVFMFKRYRATSNGKLKIDKFLLRVPVLGDVLRKSAVSRFTRTLGTLISSGVSILDGLEITAKTAGNRVVQDAIMESRASIAGGDTISAPLKKSGVFPPMVISMIAVGEQTGGLDEMLAKIADFYDEEVDAAVSNLLSLLEPVMIVFLGIVVGGMVVAMYLPIFDMINAVQ, from the coding sequence ATGACGACGTTTACATATACTGCCCGCTCGTTTTCGGGCGACATTCGCACCGCCACTCTGGAGGCGGCGTCGCGCGACGACGTGGTCGCTCAGCTCAGGCGGCAGCGGCTCAATGTCGTGAAGATAGACGAGGCGACACCGAAGAAGCCCAAGCGTGGCCACATCAAGATGCGCGATATCGTCATCTTTACGCGGCAGTTCAGCACAATGATCAACGCGGGTCTTCCACTCGTCCAGGCATTGACGATTCTGGCCGAGCAGAGCCAGAATAAAACGTTGTCCGACATCACCCGCAAGGTTGTGTTCGACGTGGAGTCGGGCAACACCGTTGCCGACGCGCTTGGCAAACATCCTCAGGCGTTCAGCGGCCTCTACGTGAACATGGTCGCCGCGGGCGAGGCCGGTGGTATTCTCGACACCATCCTGATGCGTCTCGCGACCTTCATGGAAAAGAATGACGCGCTCATCAGAAAGGTTAAGAGCGCGATGATTTATCCTGGAGTGATCATGTCGGTTGCGGGCATGGCGATCACGGTGCTTCTGATATTCGTCATCCCGGTATTCGAAAACCTGTTCAGCTCAGCGGGTCTTGCACTGCCATTGCCGACGCGGGTTGTGATGGGAGCGTCGCGGTTCCTGAAGAGTTACTGGTTTGTCGTGCTTGGGGTTGTCGCCGCAGCGGTGTTCATGTTCAAGCGCTACCGCGCGACATCGAACGGCAAGCTCAAGATCGACAAGTTTCTGCTTCGAGTTCCCGTGCTTGGCGACGTGCTGCGAAAGTCTGCGGTGTCGCGATTCACGCGGACGCTCGGTACGCTTATCAGTTCCGGCGTAAGCATCCTCGACGGTCTGGAGATCACCGCCAAGACCGCCGGCAACCGCGTGGTCCAGGATGCGATTATGGAGTCGCGTGCGTCGATTGCCGGCGGAGATACCATCTCGGCGCCGCTCAAGAAATCTGGCGTGTTCCCACCAATGGTCATCTCGATGATAGCGGTGGGTGAGCAAACGGGCGGGCTCGACGAGATGCTCGCCAAGATCGCTGATTTCTACGACGAGGAAGTCGACGCCGCGGTGAGCAATCTGCTGTCGCTGCTCGAGCCGGTGATGATCGTGTTTCTTGGCATCGTGGTCGGCGGAATGGTGGTCGCCATGTACCTGCCGATTTTCGACATGATCAACGCCGTGCAATAG
- a CDS encoding type IV pilus twitching motility protein PilT: MTAPMQAIASAETPVQPPPPAMGINLRTLLEEMVSVGASDLHIVAGECPKLRIDGQMTSARTGGILTPKDTLSLSYSVLTENQKKRFEMEDELDFSFGIASLARFRGNCFRQRGCVSMVIRQIPFSIRTFQDLGLSAAIAKMAEKPRGLVLVTGPTGSGKSTTLAALIDKINRERKGHIITVEDPIEFIHNHQGCLINQREVGTDTKSFASALKYALREDPDVILIGEMRDLETIQAALTIAETGHLAFATLHTNSAAEAINRIIDVFPAHQQSQVRAQLAFVLEGIVTQTLVPRASGRGRAMAAEILVVTPAIRALIRDDKVHQIYSSMQAGKKFGMQTLNDALYALYMAREIGIDEALKVTSSPDEFLRMIGKEPTPDSTAPPSQRPLTGGLANKR, encoded by the coding sequence ATGACCGCACCAATGCAGGCGATTGCCTCGGCAGAGACGCCCGTTCAACCGCCGCCGCCGGCGATGGGTATCAACCTGCGTACGCTGCTGGAGGAGATGGTGTCGGTCGGCGCCTCTGACCTGCACATCGTCGCCGGTGAGTGCCCAAAGCTCCGCATCGATGGCCAGATGACGAGCGCCCGCACGGGCGGCATCCTCACGCCAAAGGACACGCTGTCGCTTTCCTATTCGGTGCTCACGGAGAATCAGAAGAAGCGCTTCGAGATGGAGGACGAGCTGGACTTTTCGTTCGGCATCGCCAGTCTCGCCCGCTTCCGCGGTAACTGCTTTCGCCAGCGCGGGTGCGTCTCGATGGTCATCCGCCAGATCCCGTTTTCGATCAGGACTTTTCAGGATCTCGGTCTTTCGGCGGCAATCGCGAAGATGGCGGAGAAGCCGCGCGGCCTGGTGCTGGTTACAGGTCCGACGGGGTCTGGAAAGTCCACAACCCTTGCGGCGCTGATAGACAAGATCAACCGCGAGCGGAAAGGCCATATCATCACCGTCGAAGATCCGATCGAGTTCATCCACAATCACCAGGGATGTCTCATCAATCAGCGCGAGGTGGGAACCGATACAAAGTCGTTCGCGTCGGCACTCAAGTATGCGCTGCGTGAAGATCCCGACGTCATTCTGATCGGCGAGATGCGTGATCTGGAAACGATCCAGGCGGCTCTCACCATCGCCGAGACCGGACACCTTGCGTTTGCAACGCTCCATACCAACTCGGCTGCAGAAGCCATCAACCGCATTATCGATGTATTCCCCGCTCATCAGCAGTCACAGGTGCGGGCGCAGCTTGCGTTCGTGCTCGAGGGAATCGTAACGCAGACGCTGGTGCCCAGGGCCAGCGGCCGCGGGCGCGCCATGGCGGCTGAGATTCTGGTGGTGACGCCGGCAATCCGCGCGCTCATCAGGGACGACAAGGTTCATCAGATCTACTCGTCGATGCAGGCTGGCAAGAAGTTCGGCATGCAGACCCTGAACGATGCTCTTTACGCTCTCTACATGGCTCGCGAGATCGGAATCGACGAAGCGCTCAAGGTGACAAGCTCGCCTGACGAATTTCTGCGGATGATCGGGAAGGAGCCAACGCCGGACTCGACTGCTCCGCCCAGCCAGCGACCGCTCACTGGTGGACTGGCCAACAAACGATAG
- a CDS encoding helix-hairpin-helix domain-containing protein — protein MRQIVYPGRRAVQVCIRQQATINTMATPGERKALMFLGVVIALGSGTRAVTAFTGDVPADKSARHAIDAQIAAVDSVRRAGTGKRKGKGRRAKRPVAAVPSVIDVDVATVAEIETLRWIGPALAARIVADRDSLGPFGSLKELERVRGIGPALAAKLDSTVTFSLVPRPSTTEYSRSSAPAKRRRKPRPGDVNL, from the coding sequence ATGCGGCAAATTGTTTACCCAGGCCGCAGGGCGGTGCAGGTCTGCATTCGCCAACAGGCGACCATCAACACCATGGCTACGCCGGGTGAGCGCAAAGCGCTGATGTTTCTGGGGGTGGTAATCGCGCTTGGGTCCGGTACCCGCGCCGTGACAGCTTTCACTGGCGATGTGCCCGCGGACAAAAGTGCGCGCCACGCCATCGATGCGCAGATTGCAGCGGTCGATTCAGTGCGCCGTGCGGGTACCGGAAAACGAAAAGGGAAGGGACGCCGCGCGAAAAGGCCAGTGGCCGCCGTTCCCTCTGTCATCGACGTCGACGTTGCGACGGTTGCAGAGATCGAGACGCTGCGGTGGATCGGCCCCGCGCTCGCCGCCCGCATCGTTGCAGATCGCGATAGCCTTGGCCCGTTTGGCAGTCTGAAGGAGCTGGAGCGAGTTCGCGGCATCGGTCCCGCGCTCGCCGCAAAGCTCGACTCGACCGTAACCTTTTCTCTCGTACCGCGTCCTTCAACCACAGAATACTCAAGGTCTTCCGCGCCCGCCAAGCGCCGGCGGAAGCCTCGCCCGGGGGATGTAAATCTTTGA
- a CDS encoding M28 family peptidase yields the protein MNRRLAWLAVATASAIAGCSGDSGPKAGKFDGDAALKYAAAQMAFGPRVPGTPGAQRGGDWILQQMRERADTVIVQSWMHTTVDGKQLPMRNILARFQPAATSRILYLTHWDTRPVSDNSENLGDQQLPVPGANDGASGVGLFVALADALKKTPPSIGVDLLFVDGEDYGNFNTMQDVLIGSTYFASHLPDSSYKPIFGVLWDMIGDADLAIKKEPYSMQGAPEVVDRVWQKAAELGHDDVFLPVAIDYPVTDDHVPLLKAGLRVIDVIDLDYPFHHRPTDTIERISARSLSIVGEVAEALLR from the coding sequence GTGAATCGACGCCTGGCCTGGCTCGCAGTGGCGACCGCGTCGGCTATCGCCGGTTGCAGTGGCGACAGCGGACCGAAGGCTGGCAAATTCGACGGTGACGCCGCGCTGAAGTATGCCGCGGCGCAGATGGCGTTTGGCCCTCGCGTTCCCGGGACGCCCGGCGCGCAACGCGGCGGCGACTGGATTCTGCAGCAGATGCGAGAGCGCGCGGATACGGTCATCGTGCAGAGCTGGATGCATACCACGGTCGACGGCAAGCAACTTCCGATGCGCAATATTCTCGCGCGGTTTCAACCGGCGGCGACATCCCGCATTCTTTACCTGACGCATTGGGACACCCGGCCCGTCAGTGACAACAGCGAAAACCTGGGCGACCAGCAACTCCCTGTGCCCGGCGCGAACGATGGAGCATCGGGAGTAGGACTCTTTGTCGCCCTCGCCGACGCGTTGAAGAAGACGCCGCCATCCATTGGCGTCGATCTGCTGTTCGTGGATGGGGAGGACTACGGAAACTTCAACACGATGCAGGACGTGTTGATCGGTTCCACCTACTTCGCATCGCATCTGCCGGATTCGTCGTACAAACCTATCTTCGGCGTGCTGTGGGACATGATCGGAGATGCAGATCTTGCAATCAAGAAGGAGCCGTACTCGATGCAGGGTGCGCCGGAGGTCGTCGATCGGGTCTGGCAGAAAGCGGCGGAACTTGGACACGACGACGTATTTCTTCCGGTGGCGATCGATTATCCGGTGACGGATGATCACGTGCCTCTGCTGAAGGCGGGACTGCGCGTGATCGACGTGATCGATCTCGATTATCCATTCCATCACCGCCCCACGGATACAATCGAGCGGATTTCTGCACGTTCGCTGTCTATCGTGGGGGAGGTCGCGGAGGCGCTGCTGCGCTAG